A window of Methylocaldum szegediense genomic DNA:
CGGCTTCGGGAAAACGGTCTCCCCCGGCTACGCGCTTTGCTCGGTCTGGCGGCTGAGGCTCCTGTTTCCGAGATTGCCGGACAGATCCTGCGCATGGTCGCGGACCGGAGCGCGATTCCCGAAGTCAGGCCCATCGCCGTGTGGAGGGTAGACTCGTCGAATAACGGCGGACGTGGGGCCGAACCGTACTATCAGGCCGAGATGACTGTTCCTCTCAGGTCTCGTCCTCGGGTTTTGAATCTGATCCCGCCGGATCGAGCCGACAAAGAATTGGGGCTGGTCGTGCTGCATCGGGGCGTGCCCGTGGCCGATCCGGCGCCTTTGTCGAAACCGGCGCGCCTGCAACTGGACTGGAGCGATCCCTGGCGCTCGCGGTTCGACGATGCCGAACACGTGCGACGCCACACCGAGCCACGCTCCTTCGTTTATGTCGAGCCTTACGAAGTGAGGCATGAACTGCTCTTGAAGCTAAAGGACCTACTGCCAGAGCTCGATTTTGTGCCGGTGAATCCGCACCGCATCCAAGGCGAGGAGCGGGAGAGACTGAAACAGGCGATCGGCGATTTGCTGCTGCACCGAAATCCGTTGCGCCTGGATGGTTTGGCGGCGATACCGCGGCTGGATCGGGTCGAGTTCGTCCGCTACCGGCGCGAGGGCGTGGAAATCGTTCCCGGCGGCGAGCCCCTCGACAGCGCTACCGCGGTAGTGGGCGCGATTCTGGTCTATCTGACCAAGCGCCCTGCTGCCGAAGTCGAACTAAGCTGGGAGCTGTTCGCCGCCGGCGAGTCGTCGCGATCGGTCAGCCTGCAACTGGACGACGAAATTTTCGATGCCGACGTGACGCGCCGGGACCCGGTGTTCCGCTGGTCGCGGGAAGAGGCGTTGGGAATATCTCCGACGCAGGATGCATTGCCAACGACAATTGGGTCCACGGAGGCCACATCCGCTCCTGAGAGCCTCCTGCTCCGCGTCTCTGGTATTGTGCTGGCGGCCGCAGTCGCGTGGCGCTGGCGCCGCAGCCGCCTTTTGCCGCCTGGCGCCGGTGCTCAGCTGAGCTTGACCCTCGCCGTTGCCGGTTGTGTCGTCTTTTATCCGGAAATAGCTCGCTTCTCTGCTCATGCGGGCAGTGCAGTCCTGGTCGGCCATGGTGAGGAGGTGATGAAAGCCGAGTTGCAGGCGCTGCTCCACAATGTCTATCGGGCTTTCGAACTGCCGGAGGAGGAAGCTGCGTATGATCGTTTGGCCATGAGCCTATCCGGGGACGTTCTGGAGGACGTTTATCTGCACCAACGCCGGACCCTGCTGCAGCGTGGAAAAGGACTCGGCGGGGACGGCCGGGTTCAGCGGGTCGAGGTTCTATCCAGCGATATCGAGTCGGTGGATCCGGAATCCGGCCGCGTTTCGGTCGCCGCTCGTTGGATCGCACATGGCTCGGTGTCGCATTGGGGCCATTCACACCCACGCGACACGCTCTATGCGGCACGACTAGCCCTGAGTCGGGCGGAAGACGGGCGCTTGAAGATCACGGATCTCGAATTCACCGAGGAGCGCGGGACGGACCCTGGGATGTGATGATTGAGATTGAAGACCTTGAATTTTGCTATCCCGGTGCCGAATTCCGCCTTGCGGTTCCGGAACTTCGGATTGCTCGCGGCGAAAGAGTCGCCATCATCGGTGCCAGCGGGGCCGGGAAGACCACCTTGCTCAAGCTGATGGCCGGCATCGCGGTGCCACAATCCGGGTGTGTCCGGGTCGGCGGCGTCGAGGTGCAGGCTCTGAACGACCGTCAGCGCCGCAACTTCCGGCTGTCGTGCATCGGGTTCGTGTTCCAGGAACTGGAGCTTTTCGACTATCTGAATGTGCTCGACAACATCGTTCACACCTACCGGATCAACCGGGCTCTCAAACTCGACAGTCGGGTGTGGGCAAGAGCTATGGAACTGGCGGAGCAGGCAGGTCTGACGGAGAAATTGAGGCGGATGCCGCGCGAGCTGTCCCAGGGGGAGCGGCAGCGGGTCGCGGTGTGTCGGGCGCTGTTACCGGAGCCGGCGCTCATTCTCGCGGACGAGGCGACCGGTAATCTCGATCCCGCCAACAAAAGCCGGGTTCTGGATCTCTTGTTCCGTATGGCGGAGCGGCGCGGTGCTACCCTTGCAGCCGTCACCCACGATCATCAAACGCTGCCGCGTTTCGATCGGGTGATCGATCTGAGCGCTCTTCATGGCTAATTCGGTGTAGCGTCCACGGCAGGCGGGCACCGCGGGTTTTCGTTCCGATCGAGACATAGACACCGGATTCGGCGGCGTTTCCAAACTTCCCATCGTCCATGCGATAACAAAAAACGCTCAAACGGGATGCAGCACGATTTTTACCTCGCGTTGCGCTATCTGTATCACAACAAGATCCGCAGCCTGATTTTGGTGGCCTGTTTGGCTGTCATCATGGCGCTGCCTCCGGCCTTGCACCGCCTTTGGGACGAAGCCGAGCGTTGGATGTCGGCGCGTGCCGAGGCGACGCCGCTGCTGGTCGGCGCCAAGGGCAGCGCGGTCGATCTGGTTCTGAGCACGCTTTATTTCACCGAAGCGCCGGCATTCATAAGCATGGGCGAAGCCGACCGTATCGCCGCAACCGGTTGGGCCGACCCGATACCGCTTTACGCCCGATTCCGGGTCCGCGGTTTGCCGCTGGTGGGGGTCACGACGGACTACTTCGAATTTCGTGGGTTGACGCCGGCGCAGGGCGTTTTGCCGGCCCTGCTGGGGGACTGCGTACTGGGTGCTGAGGCCGCCGAGCGGCTGAAACTCGTACCGGGGGATCGTTTTTCGACGACGCCGGAAAACGCCTTCGACCTGGCTGGCGCTCATCCGCTCAAGCTGAAAGTGGTCGGTATCCTGGCGAAATCGCATACACCCGATGACCGGGCGGTGTTTGTGGACCTTCAAACGGCCTGGGTCATCGAGGGATTGGGACACGGACACGAGACCGAGCAAACGGCGGGCAGGGCGTATGCGCCGTTCGTGCCGGTTTCAGGCGAGGCCGTGGCCTACACGGAAATCACCCCGGATAATCTGGCGTCCTTCCATTTTCACGGCGACCCCGCCGATTTTCCCATCAGCGCGGTGATCGCTGTGCCTCGCGATGCACGTGCGGCCGCTCTGCTGCGCGGGCGCTATCTGGACGACGCGGGCAAGACTCAGATCGTCCGCCCGGTAGATGTGACACGCCGTTTGCTGCGAAACATTTTCCGCGTGGGAGAGCTGTTCGACGCCGTACTGTTACCCTTGATCGGAGCTGCACTGCTCATGCTTGTCCTAATTCTCGCGCTTTCCTTCCGGTTGCGACGGCGCGAGATCGAAACCATCCATCTGATCGGCTGTTCGCCCCTGACCGTGGTCCGGCTGATGGCCGCGGAAATCACGCTCATCGTACTCGCCGCCGGAGCATTGGGCTCCATCCTGGTGTTCGCGGTCACTGGCGCCGCCGCCGAGTTCGTTCGCTATTTTGTCATCGCTTGAAGGAGTAACCCATGTCGATCCACGCCTCATGGTGCCGGTTCGCGCTTTACTGCTTGTTTTTCGTTTTTGCGGCGACCATCGCTCAGGCGAGCGCCGCCGGCTCGTCCGGACTCAAGATCGTCGCTGCCAACTATCCGCTGGCCTATTTCGCGGAACGGCTGGCAGGCGCCAGGGCGCGCGTCGTCTTTCCCGTTCCGGCCGATGTCGACCCGGCGTTCTGGCAACCCAGCGCTGATGCGGTGGGCCAGATGCAGAAATCCGACTTGATCCTCCTCAACGGCGCCGGTTACGAAAAATGGCTGACCCAGGTCAGCCTGCCGCGCCTCAAGCTGGCGAACACCTCCTTGGGGTTTCGGGATGCCTATCTCCGCATCGAGAACGCCGTGGTTCACAGCCATGGACCCGGCGGCCAGCATGCCCATGAAGGACTTGCGTTCACCACCTGGCTGGATTTCGAACAGGCCGGCAAGCAGGCACAGGCCGTGGCCGATGCCATCATCCGAAAGCGGCCGGAATGGAAGAACGTGATACAGGAAAACCTCGAGCCGCTGCTAGATGACCTTGCCGGCCTGGATAACGAACTGAAACGCACTGTCGCCGCCGGTCCCCACCGACCGCTGCTCGCGTCCCATCCCGTCTATCAATACCTCGCCAGGCGCTATGGCCTGAATCTGCAGAGCGTGCATTGGGAGCCCGATGAAATGCCGCCGGACGCGGAATGGATAGCGTTGCAGGGTATTCTGAAGAATCACCCTGCCCGCTGGATGATCTGGGAAGCGGAGCCCGCGCCGGAGATCGCCGCAAGATTGAGGGCCATGGGCATCGAAAGCGTGGTGTTCGATCCATGCGCCAACCGGCCCGAATCGGGCAATTTTCTGAGCGTGATGAAGCGGAATGTAGAAGGACTGAAGGCCGCGTTCCGTTAAAACGGGAGGAGCACAGCGATTCCTGGGCGGGATTCACACAGGCGGCTTTCCCTCGCCGTCGAGGTAAGGGTTTACCTTAGGGCGCTCGAGAAACCTCTTGGAAGGCTCTGGCTAGATGGCCCACTGGAAAAGCACTTAATCAGGGCATTCTTAGATGTCGGCTGCTTGAACCGCTCGTCCGACGTTAGCCACGACCTTTTTGCATTGATCGACCAACATCGCCGTATCCTTTAGAGCATTTTCTAATCACAAAGTACGGTTAGGGGCGAGACTCGCTTCAAACTCACTGGCCTGCCTAAGTGTCGCGTCTCGTGTGATTATTTACCGAGAAGGAGTTATGCTCTGTTCGAAGCCCGGAGCCTTCTCCAGGAGATATTCGGTTCGTCCAAGTGAGGTTTCTCTCCATGCAGATTCGTCTTCATAAGAACGCCCGTACCACCCCGGCCGTTCGGCAGGCCATTCAAGCGTCCACGTTGAGCGAGCGCGCCTTGGCCCAAAAGCATGGCATTAGCCGAACGACCGTCCGCAAGTGGAAACACCGCTCCTCGGTCGAAGATGCCTCACACCGGCCCCACACCCTCAGAACCACGCTCACGCCCGCCCAGGAAGCCATCGTGGTCTACCTCCGCCAAGCTCTGCTCCTCCCCTTGGATGATCTCCTGGCCGTGACCCGGGAATTTCTCAATCCCGCCGTGTCCCGTTCCGGGCTAGACCGCTGCCTGCGCCGCCACGGGGTGGCGTCCCTCAAGACCCTGCTTCCGCCTACAGAGAAGGCGAAGGTCAAACCCTTCAAGGCCTATGAGCCCGGCTTCCTTCACCTGGATGTTAAGTACTTGCCCGCCATCGACGGCGAACCCCGCCGATACCTGTTCGTCGCCATCGACCGCGCCACCCGCTGGGTCTATGTCGCCCTCAAGCCCAACCGCACCGCCTTAAGCGCAAAGGACTTCCTCAAAGCGGTGATTCAGGCCGCGCCTTTCCGCATCCAGAAATGCCTGACCGACAACGGCTCGGAGTTTACCGACCGTTTCCTGACCCGAACTCGGCAGCCCTCGGGGACGCATGAGTTTGACCGCCTCTGTACTGAACAAGGCATCGAACATCGCCTGATTCCGCCGGGCCGGCCCCAAACGAATGGCCTGGTGGAACGCTTCAATGGCCGCATCGAGGAGGTGTTGCAAACCCATCACTTCGATTCAACCGCCGATCTGGACACCACCCTGCACCGCTATGTCGAGCTGTACAATCATCACATTCCCCAAAAGGCCTTACGCCATCTCACCCCGATCCAGGCTCTCAAAAACTGGCAACTGTCCCATCCTCATCTTTTTCGAAAGAAGGTTTACGATCTTGCGGGACTTGACACCTAAGGCAGCTTCCTTTTCGAGCGTGCATCAAAGATGAAAACGCTCGAGTCGGTCATGATCGCCGTATCGGCCGCTGATACACACCCGTGAAAAGTCGCCACGTCCAGGCGTTGCACTCAGAAAGCGTCTGAGATTATCCCATCGCGATCTCAATGCAGTCGCGAATCGACATCGGGTTTGAGATTCGAATGTTGAGATTTGGAATAACCGTCTCAGTTTTGTATCGATGGGTTAACTAAAATGGGACATTTGCCTTGTGCTTTGTGTTATATCCCGTACTGTTTGAATAATCGCGTCGGACCGTAAAGTACCTTGCGGGTCTCAGTCGATTTCTCGCTCATTTGGCCTATCGCACTTTTTCCTTTGTTTACCGGCACTCTCGGTTTTTTCCCCACAAAGTTCGCCTTAGCTATCACGCCGTGGTACGAGATTTGATTGAAGAATAGGGCGCAAGGCGATGAGCGAGCCGGTTGAATCGGTTGGCGGGCTCCGGCGTGCATCGCCATTGCGCGTTTCTCACAAAAACCGTTAAGGCATAAGGAGATAACAATGAACAAAGTATTGTTTGCTATGGTCGCGATGGGCATGACCGCACTCGCTTCGATTCAGGAAGCGTCGGCGCATGTCGGCTGGGGAAACCGCGATTTGATTTTGAATGCGCAAAACGTGGTCGACAACGGCGACGGCTCGATCACATATGAATACCGGTTCGGTAGCGTCACCGGCAACTACGGCTGGGCCGACGGTCTGGATTATGACTGGGGTGACAGCCACATCGTGAGGTTTACCAAGTTCGAGATCACAAACCCCGGGGGCGCTGTGGTGGACATTAGCGTTCGAGCGGCTACCGAGCTTACCAATCCTGCCACGGGAGAAGTCACAACGGCGCTGGGCGATTTGAACCCCGCTTTCACCTTATACAAAGGTGTCGGTCCGGTGGTGGATTATGGCGGCACCACGGGTGCCCATAATCTCGTGCCCGCCAGTTCTTTTGATACCACGGAATTCCTCAACGCGGACGAACTAGGTAAGGAAGGTTTGTTCAGAGCGCTGCACGATGTAACGATGTGTAACACGTCCGGACAATGCGGTACGCAGGCATATGTTGCGCATGCTGGCGAAATCAACGATCCGAGCAACAGCGTCTCTTTGGCCGGCCTGTTCCTCGAACCGGGTTGGTATTCATTGGTCATCGGCGGCAATTCACATATCGGTATTCCCCTTTTCGGTAACGATTTCACGGGTTCGGGGATCGATGATGTTGACGGTGTGAGAGGTTTTCACGTCGATCTGACGATCACTCCGGCTCCGGTTCCGGTCCCGGCGGCGGTTTGGTTAATGGGGTCCGCGCTGGTCGGATTGATCGGCATGAGAAGACGGGAAGCGGCTGTCTGATTGAGTTTCAGACATCCGTCTTAATTGGAAGCCACCGAGAGTGGGAATAGTCTCGGTTGTCAAGGCCGCATGGATGCGGCTTCCTTTGGACAGGGATGTCGTTTTTTCGTGGTTTCGGTTCTTCGTCGGAATGCGCTTGTTTCGCCCGTTTTGATTTTTCGGCCATTCCTTATTGGTAGGGACGATTGAAATCGAGCGCGGTTTTACGGCTATTGATCCGACAAACTTGCCCGGTATTTGGGCTTCGCATGTACCTTATGGCCAAGTCGCTTTCGAATGCGTCCACTTACGCCAAGACCGACTCCGTCTCGGCGCTCGACCGCACCATTCTTTACCTTACCGTTTCCCTGACCGGCGCATCCGTGATGGTTCTGGAACTGCTCGGAACGCGGCTGATCGGGCCTTTTTACGGCGTTAGCCTATATGTCTGGTCATCGTTGATTTCGGTGACGATGATCGCTTTGGCTTTGGGTTATTGGCTCGGCGGCATGATTGCCGATCGGGTTCCGAGACTGCGCCTGTCGTATTTAATTGCCTCGGCCGCTGTATCCACGCTGCTGATTCCTATATCCATCCGCCCAGTACTGTTGTTGACCGATCCGATGGGATTACGCGCGGGAGCGTTTCTTAGCGCGTTGCTGCTGTTCACGGTGCCGCTGACTCTTTTGGCGATGACCGGACCTTATGTCATCAAACTGGCCGCACGGCAGCTCGCGAACGTGGGGGCGCTGTCGGGTTCGGTCTACGCGGTTAGCACGCTCGGCAGCGTGATCGGAACCATCGCACTCGGGTTCTATCTGCTACCGATAACCGGAGCGCGCGCGGTGCTTTACGGTCTCAGCGCATTACTCGGCTTGCTGGCGTCGATCCTGGCGTTGTACGAACGCCGCGGTTCAGGGGGCAACATTGCGACGCTGTGTGTCGCGGTGATCGTTTTCGCGTGTTTCGGCAGTGTCGCTTTGGCATACGAGCATCACCGCTCGCAACCCTGGGGCAAGAATTTGTCTTTGCTCTACGAATCCGAGAGCGTATATGGCTGGGTTCGAGTGATCGATGATCATGCGCAGAAGGTACGGTTCATGATGTCCGACGCCTCGACGATCAGTGCCGCGGATTTGGACAATGTCCGTTTAGGCTTGCTGTCGTATCAATGGGTGACGCAGCGCTTACCGGTCTTCAGACCGGGTGCCCGCTCCGCACTATTGATCGGTCTGGGCGGCGGTCATATCGCGGCTGGCCTGGAGAGCCAGGGCGTGAAGACCGATGCGATCGAGATCGATCCCTCGGTAGCCTACGCGGCTTCGCGTTATTTCCACTATCGGCCATCCGGTGATTTGATCATTGGCGATGCCCGTTACCAGATCAGGCGCTTGAACAAGACTTACGATTTCATCATTCACGATTGTTTCACGGGCGGCTCGGAGCCAGCCCATTTGATGAGTGTTGAGACCTTGAGAGCGCTGAAGGCGCATCTCAATTCGGGCGGCATACTGGCCATCAACTTTGTTGGCTTCACCGAGGGTGAGCGCCGGAGGCCCGCTCAGCTGGTTTACCGGACTTTGGGCGAAGTATTCGGACATCGGCGGGTTTACGTATCGGAGCCGAATTCGGAATTCAACGATTTCATTTTCTTTGCATCGGACGCGCCGATTGCCGTCCATCCGGAAGCCGCTAGCGCGAAAACGCTGGACTTGTTGGCCGAGCGTGAATTTTTTGGAATGACCGAA
This region includes:
- a CDS encoding ABC transporter ATP-binding protein, which gives rise to MIEIEDLEFCYPGAEFRLAVPELRIARGERVAIIGASGAGKTTLLKLMAGIAVPQSGCVRVGGVEVQALNDRQRRNFRLSCIGFVFQELELFDYLNVLDNIVHTYRINRALKLDSRVWARAMELAEQAGLTEKLRRMPRELSQGERQRVAVCRALLPEPALILADEATGNLDPANKSRVLDLLFRMAERRGATLAAVTHDHQTLPRFDRVIDLSALHG
- a CDS encoding ABC transporter permease, which codes for MQHDFYLALRYLYHNKIRSLILVACLAVIMALPPALHRLWDEAERWMSARAEATPLLVGAKGSAVDLVLSTLYFTEAPAFISMGEADRIAATGWADPIPLYARFRVRGLPLVGVTTDYFEFRGLTPAQGVLPALLGDCVLGAEAAERLKLVPGDRFSTTPENAFDLAGAHPLKLKVVGILAKSHTPDDRAVFVDLQTAWVIEGLGHGHETEQTAGRAYAPFVPVSGEAVAYTEITPDNLASFHFHGDPADFPISAVIAVPRDARAAALLRGRYLDDAGKTQIVRPVDVTRRLLRNIFRVGELFDAVLLPLIGAALLMLVLILALSFRLRRREIETIHLIGCSPLTVVRLMAAEITLIVLAAGALGSILVFAVTGAAAEFVRYFVIA
- a CDS encoding metal ABC transporter substrate-binding protein, encoding MSIHASWCRFALYCLFFVFAATIAQASAAGSSGLKIVAANYPLAYFAERLAGARARVVFPVPADVDPAFWQPSADAVGQMQKSDLILLNGAGYEKWLTQVSLPRLKLANTSLGFRDAYLRIENAVVHSHGPGGQHAHEGLAFTTWLDFEQAGKQAQAVADAIIRKRPEWKNVIQENLEPLLDDLAGLDNELKRTVAAGPHRPLLASHPVYQYLARRYGLNLQSVHWEPDEMPPDAEWIALQGILKNHPARWMIWEAEPAPEIAARLRAMGIESVVFDPCANRPESGNFLSVMKRNVEGLKAAFR
- a CDS encoding IS481 family transposase, producing MQIRLHKNARTTPAVRQAIQASTLSERALAQKHGISRTTVRKWKHRSSVEDASHRPHTLRTTLTPAQEAIVVYLRQALLLPLDDLLAVTREFLNPAVSRSGLDRCLRRHGVASLKTLLPPTEKAKVKPFKAYEPGFLHLDVKYLPAIDGEPRRYLFVAIDRATRWVYVALKPNRTALSAKDFLKAVIQAAPFRIQKCLTDNGSEFTDRFLTRTRQPSGTHEFDRLCTEQGIEHRLIPPGRPQTNGLVERFNGRIEEVLQTHHFDSTADLDTTLHRYVELYNHHIPQKALRHLTPIQALKNWQLSHPHLFRKKVYDLAGLDT
- a CDS encoding fused MFS/spermidine synthase encodes the protein MAKSLSNASTYAKTDSVSALDRTILYLTVSLTGASVMVLELLGTRLIGPFYGVSLYVWSSLISVTMIALALGYWLGGMIADRVPRLRLSYLIASAAVSTLLIPISIRPVLLLTDPMGLRAGAFLSALLLFTVPLTLLAMTGPYVIKLAARQLANVGALSGSVYAVSTLGSVIGTIALGFYLLPITGARAVLYGLSALLGLLASILALYERRGSGGNIATLCVAVIVFACFGSVALAYEHHRSQPWGKNLSLLYESESVYGWVRVIDDHAQKVRFMMSDASTISAADLDNVRLGLLSYQWVTQRLPVFRPGARSALLIGLGGGHIAAGLESQGVKTDAIEIDPSVAYAASRYFHYRPSGDLIIGDARYQIRRLNKTYDFIIHDCFTGGSEPAHLMSVETLRALKAHLNSGGILAINFVGFTEGERRRPAQLVYRTLGEVFGHRRVYVSEPNSEFNDFIFFASDAPIAVHPEAASAKTLDLLAEREFFGMTEGETIVTDDFNPLESLQVSKAEMYRKVLLQRIGLEVLLR